In the genome of Nonomuraea sp. NBC_00507, the window GGTGCTGCGCGGCGAGCTCGGCTTGTCCGCGCAGGACCTCGCCAAGCTGAGGGAGGACGGCATCATTCGCAGCGCGGGAAGCGGAGAACGATCATGAGCGCACTGAACCAGGACGAGCGGGACATCGTGGCCCTGACCGGTGCTTTCGTCGACGAGCGGGTCCGGCCGCGGGTGCGGGACTACGAGGCGGGGGACAGGGCCACGATGGCGCTCACCGAGCCGGGCGGCGGCGGCGGCTTGCAGGCCATGCGCACGCACGCGGTCGCCGGCGGCGGCGACCTGCTGATCACCGGGTCGAAGACGTGGATCTCCAACGCCCGGCACTCGATAGGCCTGCTGTGCGTGACCGATCAGGACAAAAGTCCTCCCACCAGGGCATGAGCGTGCTGCTCGTCGAGCCGCGGGACGGCCTGCACATCTCCAAGGACCTGCCGAAGCTCGGCTACCGTGGCGTCGAGGCGTGCGGGCTCGTCTTCGAGCGCATGAGAGTCCCCGCCTCTGCCGTGCTCGGTGGGTGCCACGGTGGGTACGCAACTGATCGCGCGCAACCCCATCACGTGAGCGAGAGAATCCGATGAGCTGGGCCCCGCACACCGTCACCACCGTCGAAACGGTCGAACCCCATCCCGTGGCGGCCCTGTCGGCGCTGTTCGACGACGGCATGCCCGTGATCGGTCCGGGAGACGCCCTGTCACCGTTGTGGCACTGGGTCGCGCTGGCCCGCTGGCCCGTCTCGTCCGTGCTCGGCGTGGACGGTCATCCTGCGCGCGGGTCGTTCCTGCCTCCGGTGGAGCTGCCGCGGCGCGTGTTCGCCGGCGGCGAGGTCGCCTTCCACGCTCCGCTCACGGTCGGTGCCACGGTCCGGCGCGAGTCACGGGTGGAGTCGGTCACCGAGAAGTCCGGGCGCTCGGGCAGGCTGGTCGTGGTGGTCGTCGCCACCACGCTGTACGACGAGCGCGACCGGCTCGCGCTCGAAGAACGCCAGGACCTCATCTACCGTGACGCGGTGCCCGTCCCCTTCGCGGCGGACATCGAGATCCCGGCCGCCCAGGTTCCGGCCGGCCCGCCCTTGACCCGGGCGGGGGAGTGGGTGTGGGATCTCGCCACCGATCCGACTCTGCTGATGCGCTTCAGCGCCGCCACGGCGAACCCGCACCGCATCCACTACGACTGGCCGTACGCCACCCGCGTCGAGGGGTATCCGGGCCTGGTGGTGCATGGGCCGCTGATGACGATGGCCCTCGCCGAGGTGCTGCGGCTGGAGAAACATGATGCGCCGATCCTGCGCATGCGGCACCGGAACCGCAAACCCCTGTTCTGCGGCCAGCCCGCCCGACTGCGCCGGGTCGGTGCCGCTCCGCTCACGCTGGGCCTGTTCGGCGATGATTCCGGCGAGCCCTGCTCCACGTTGACGATCGAAGGGGCCCGCCATGCGTGAACCGGCCGCCCGCGCCCGCGCCATCGTCGAGACGTTGCAGGCCGTCGTCGGCAAGGCCGCCGCGCACGTGCAGCCGGTCGACGAGCACCAGGCCGTCGCCTACGATGTGGCGTCCGTGTCGTCGTCCGTCGCGGCCGCCGCATCACTGCTCGGCCATCAGGCCCACGCCCGCAGCCGTAGCGAGGACGACCTGGCGTTGCTCTACGCCGCCGACGTCGCCGCCGAGCTGGCCGGTCGCATCACCGGACGGGAAGGCCTGTGGGGTGTGGACCGGACCGCGCTGGACGGGATCGCCGCACACGTCGCCGCGGGACGGGATCCTGCACTCCTGGAACGGGTGGCCGCGCGG includes:
- a CDS encoding acyl-CoA dehydrogenase family protein, producing MSALNQDERDIVALTGAFVDERVRPRVRDYEAGDRATMALTEPGGGGGLQAMRTHAVAGGGDLLITGSKTWISNARHSIGLLCVTDQDKSPPTRA
- a CDS encoding FAS1-like dehydratase domain-containing protein, with protein sequence MSWAPHTVTTVETVEPHPVAALSALFDDGMPVIGPGDALSPLWHWVALARWPVSSVLGVDGHPARGSFLPPVELPRRVFAGGEVAFHAPLTVGATVRRESRVESVTEKSGRSGRLVVVVVATTLYDERDRLALEERQDLIYRDAVPVPFAADIEIPAAQVPAGPPLTRAGEWVWDLATDPTLLMRFSAATANPHRIHYDWPYATRVEGYPGLVVHGPLMTMALAEVLRLEKHDAPILRMRHRNRKPLFCGQPARLRRVGAAPLTLGLFGDDSGEPCSTLTIEGARHA